Proteins co-encoded in one Halococcoides cellulosivorans genomic window:
- the gatC gene encoding Asp-tRNA(Asn)/Glu-tRNA(Gln) amidotransferase subunit GatC — translation MSDRTVDHEEVRHVADLARVDLDDDAVDRMADQFGDILEYFDRLDEVPETDADPDLTNVLRADEVRESLDTEDALDNAAETEAGYFKGPRVS, via the coding sequence ATGAGCGACCGGACCGTCGATCACGAAGAGGTCCGCCACGTCGCTGATCTGGCCCGAGTCGACCTGGACGACGACGCCGTCGACCGTATGGCCGACCAGTTTGGCGACATCCTCGAGTACTTCGATCGCCTCGACGAGGTGCCCGAGACAGACGCGGACCCCGACCTGACGAACGTCCTCCGCGCCGACGAGGTGCGCGAGTCACTCGACACCGAGGACGCACTCGACAACGCCGCCGAGACCGAGGCGGGCTACTTCAAGGGGCCACGGGTGTCCTGA
- a CDS encoding transcription initiation factor IIB, producing the protein MSDTTIRTTERDTDERTEPAGEHLECPECGGSLKSDSGRGETVCEECGLVVESDEIDPGPEWRAFDSAEKDEKSRVGAPTTKMMHDKGLSTNIGWQDKDAYGNSLSSRQREKMQRLRTWNERFRTRDSKERNLKQALGEIDRMASALGLPENVRETASVIYRRALDEDLLPGRSIEGVATASLYASARQAGTPRSLDEIDAVSRVDKDEVARTYRYVVRELGLEVQPADPESYVPRFASDLDLSDEVERRARELLQNAKEKGVHSGKSPVGLAAASVYAASLLANEKVTQSDVSAVANISEVTIRNRYHELLEAEESIRTL; encoded by the coding sequence ATGTCAGATACGACAATCAGAACCACCGAGCGCGACACGGACGAACGTACAGAACCCGCTGGTGAACACCTCGAATGTCCGGAGTGTGGGGGATCGCTGAAGAGTGACTCCGGCCGCGGCGAGACGGTCTGTGAGGAGTGTGGGCTGGTGGTCGAAAGCGACGAGATCGACCCTGGTCCGGAGTGGCGCGCGTTCGACTCCGCGGAGAAAGACGAGAAGTCCCGCGTGGGCGCGCCCACGACGAAGATGATGCACGACAAGGGCCTCTCGACGAACATCGGGTGGCAGGACAAAGACGCCTACGGGAACTCACTGTCCAGCCGTCAGCGCGAGAAGATGCAGCGCCTGCGGACCTGGAACGAGCGCTTTCGCACCCGCGACTCCAAAGAGCGCAACCTCAAGCAGGCCCTCGGTGAGATCGATCGGATGGCGTCGGCACTCGGCCTCCCCGAGAACGTTCGCGAGACCGCGAGCGTGATCTATCGACGCGCCCTCGACGAGGACCTCCTGCCCGGGCGATCGATCGAAGGCGTCGCGACCGCCTCGCTGTACGCCTCCGCGCGGCAGGCCGGCACCCCGCGAAGTCTCGACGAGATCGACGCCGTCTCGCGGGTCGACAAAGACGAGGTCGCCCGAACCTATCGGTACGTCGTCCGCGAACTCGGCCTCGAAGTCCAGCCTGCCGACCCCGAAAGCTACGTGCCCCGCTTCGCGAGCGATCTCGACCTCTCGGACGAGGTCGAGCGCCGCGCGCGCGAACTGCTTCAGAACGCCAAAGAGAAAGGCGTCCACTCCGGCAAGTCGCCGGTCGGTCTCGCTGCGGCGTCGGTGTACGCCGCCTCCTTGCTCGCCAACGAGAAGGTGACCCAGAGCGACGTCTCCGCGGTCGCCAACATCTCGGAAGTGACGATTCGGAATCGGTATCACGAACTGCTGGAAGCCGAAGAGTCGATCCGCACGCTGTAG